In one window of Legionella fallonii LLAP-10 DNA:
- a CDS encoding universal stress protein — MYKNIMLAIDGSKVSDSLVEEVIKLTKDQDVNLRIIHVLDESFVHYGGPSFDYLSLIAHWREEGQNILDNASRIITSQSSIKVETSLLELKPLQGRVAEVIAEEAKKWPADLLVIGTHGRRGFSRLFLGSVAENIIRIATTPLLLVRGSDA; from the coding sequence ATGTATAAGAATATTATGCTAGCAATTGATGGAAGCAAAGTATCTGATTCTTTGGTTGAAGAGGTCATTAAATTAACAAAAGACCAGGACGTTAATTTACGTATCATCCACGTGCTTGATGAAAGTTTTGTCCATTATGGTGGGCCATCTTTTGATTATCTCTCACTAATTGCCCATTGGCGAGAAGAGGGACAGAACATTTTAGATAATGCTTCAAGAATAATAACATCCCAATCATCCATTAAAGTTGAAACATCTCTCCTTGAACTAAAACCATTACAGGGAAGAGTTGCGGAGGTAATCGCCGAAGAAGCAAAGAAGTGGCCTGCTGATTTATTGGTTATAGGTACTCATGGCCGACGTGGTTTTAGTCGCCTTTTTTTAGGTAGCGTAGCTGAGAATATCATTCGAATTGCAACCACCCCTTTGCTTCTTGTTCGTGGTTCCGATGCATGA
- a CDS encoding DMT family transporter — protein MLILIKYTTIFATIVFTVYGQLILKWRIANYGPLLETTVEKIKFLSFLFFAPFILSSFIAAILASLAWTITMTKLDLGQAYSFMSLNFVLVMILSAWLLYEPITLPKVERVALIMAGTFVIARG, from the coding sequence ATGTTAATCCTGATTAAATATACTACTATTTTTGCGACTATTGTATTTACAGTATATGGACAATTAATTTTGAAATGGCGCATTGCAAATTATGGTCCACTATTAGAGACCACTGTAGAAAAAATAAAATTTTTATCCTTCCTTTTTTTTGCCCCCTTTATTTTATCTAGCTTCATAGCTGCAATTTTGGCCTCCCTTGCATGGACGATTACCATGACAAAACTTGATTTAGGTCAGGCCTATTCATTTATGAGTTTAAATTTTGTTCTTGTGATGATTCTAAGTGCCTGGTTATTATACGAACCCATCACTTTACCAAAAGTAGAGAGAGTTGCATTAATTATGGCAGGAACCTTCGTAATCGCACGAGGATAA